In Arsenicicoccus sp. oral taxon 190, the following are encoded in one genomic region:
- a CDS encoding CHAP domain-containing protein: MVLRSARPASPCPATPTLPAALSRLLLVLAVVAGALLAAVPVGLSPVRPPAAAAAGTGDDYPTALRTPARDAVVDPWLFYNRECTSFTAWRLNQQLGTPAAPYAFSNTMRGPNGTSVHFGNAGAWRDAAVAGGWRVDQVPAVGAVAWFAAYSPGAGRFGHVAIVTAIAPDGTVSIEEYNVAAPGVYGTRTGIRPSGYLHIADTPPGLVAGPATATSTPLAAGWSDAPTVGRPTTVRVRLSNATDGRLDLSQVSLRLLGAGLDTTATCQRAAVSLPPAGSLDCVVTATPAATGTLRVTPGWVGRDGTAYPGALAPSSVEVGAPVFADLPATGAAPTQAAWSLARRVLPPVTDGSFAPDAVVSRQQLARALYVTAGSPAAPVRPCGVAPARSGRVLSDRAIAWATCAGVLPPAAARTPAATANRGELAGALYVMAGRPAATTASSPTSPPAPTITDVAASDLRAAAIRWAVATGRLTATGGLAAPDAPVRRLPLAAAAYVQAGGR, encoded by the coding sequence GTGGTGCTCCGTTCCGCGCGGCCGGCGTCCCCCTGCCCGGCCACGCCCACCCTCCCTGCCGCGCTGTCGCGGCTCCTGCTGGTGCTGGCCGTGGTCGCCGGCGCCCTGCTCGCCGCCGTGCCCGTGGGCCTGTCGCCGGTCCGGCCGCCCGCCGCCGCGGCCGCCGGCACCGGCGACGACTACCCGACGGCGCTGCGGACCCCGGCCCGCGACGCGGTCGTCGACCCGTGGCTGTTCTACAACCGCGAGTGCACCTCCTTCACCGCCTGGCGGCTCAACCAGCAGCTCGGCACCCCGGCGGCCCCCTACGCCTTCAGCAACACCATGCGGGGACCCAACGGGACCAGCGTGCACTTCGGCAACGCGGGGGCCTGGCGCGACGCGGCGGTCGCGGGCGGCTGGCGCGTCGACCAGGTGCCGGCCGTGGGAGCGGTCGCGTGGTTCGCCGCCTACTCGCCCGGCGCCGGGCGCTTCGGGCACGTCGCGATCGTGACGGCGATCGCCCCGGACGGGACCGTGTCCATCGAGGAGTACAACGTGGCCGCGCCGGGCGTCTACGGCACGCGCACCGGGATCCGGCCCTCGGGTTACCTGCACATCGCCGACACCCCGCCCGGCCTGGTCGCGGGCCCCGCCACGGCGACCTCGACGCCGCTGGCGGCAGGCTGGTCGGACGCCCCGACCGTGGGCCGGCCGACGACCGTCCGGGTCCGGCTGAGCAACGCGACCGACGGTCGTCTCGACCTGAGCCAGGTGTCGCTGCGGCTCCTCGGCGCGGGGCTCGACACGACCGCGACCTGCCAGCGGGCGGCGGTCTCGCTGCCGCCGGCGGGGTCGCTGGACTGCGTCGTCACGGCCACCCCGGCCGCCACGGGCACGCTGCGGGTCACCCCCGGGTGGGTCGGCAGAGACGGCACCGCCTACCCCGGGGCGCTGGCACCGAGCTCCGTCGAGGTCGGGGCGCCGGTCTTCGCCGACCTGCCCGCGACGGGTGCCGCGCCGACCCAGGCCGCCTGGAGCCTCGCCCGTCGCGTCCTGCCGCCGGTGACCGACGGCAGCTTCGCCCCGGACGCCGTCGTCAGCCGCCAGCAGCTGGCTCGCGCGCTCTACGTCACCGCGGGGTCGCCCGCGGCCCCGGTGCGCCCCTGCGGGGTGGCGCCGGCGCGGAGCGGCCGCGTGCTGTCCGACCGGGCGATCGCCTGGGCGACCTGCGCCGGGGTGCTGCCCCCGGCCGCCGCCCGGACCCCCGCCGCCACCGCCAACCGGGGCGAGCTCGCGGGCGCGCTCTACGTCATGGCCGGACGCCCGGCTGCCACCACGGCGAGCTCGCCCACGTCCCCGCCCGCCCCGACCATCACCGACGTCGCGGCCTCCGACCTGCGCGCCGCGGCCATCCGGTGGGCCGTCGCGACCGGGCGACTCACCGCGACCGGCGGCCTCGCCGCGCCCGACGCCCCGGTGCGCCGGCTGCCCCTCGCGGCCGCCGCGTACGTCCAGGCGGGCGGCCGCTGA
- a CDS encoding amino acid ABC transporter permease has protein sequence MAESVTQQHPDRDDRPGAIDARPVRHPWRWVAVAVIAVIFAMMISSFLTNPRWDLGYMLRVMNYKPVLNGLLMGTILGTIGAMILGVTLGVVLAVMRLSSNPVLTFTAALYTWFFRSIPRLVLLVMLGTGIGYLYPNLSLGVPFGEQLAKLLGLGTDLTVAHIDINAFSSTLWAGVIGLGLSEAAYMAEIARAGILSVDQGQTEAAQALGMPAGTTMRRVVLPQAMRVIVPPTGNETLAMVKDTSLLSAVPISAELFYQTQVIGQRTLQIMPTMMAAVCWYLVVCSILMVGQLYLERYFGRGFGTRSSKKDQQVKRLLGTTGSH, from the coding sequence ATGGCTGAGTCGGTCACGCAGCAGCACCCCGACCGCGACGACCGGCCGGGCGCCATCGACGCCCGGCCGGTGCGCCACCCCTGGCGGTGGGTCGCGGTCGCCGTCATCGCGGTCATCTTCGCCATGATGATCAGCTCGTTCCTCACCAACCCCCGGTGGGACCTCGGCTACATGCTCCGGGTGATGAACTACAAGCCGGTCCTCAACGGCCTGCTCATGGGCACCATCCTCGGCACCATCGGGGCGATGATCCTCGGCGTCACCCTGGGTGTCGTCCTCGCGGTCATGCGACTGTCCAGCAACCCGGTGCTGACCTTCACGGCGGCGCTCTACACGTGGTTCTTCCGCTCGATCCCGCGGCTGGTGCTCCTGGTCATGCTGGGCACGGGCATCGGCTACCTCTACCCCAACCTGTCGCTCGGCGTGCCCTTCGGGGAGCAGCTGGCCAAGCTGCTCGGGCTGGGGACGGACCTGACGGTCGCCCACATCGACATCAACGCCTTCTCGTCCACGCTCTGGGCCGGTGTGATCGGCCTCGGCCTGTCCGAGGCCGCCTACATGGCCGAGATCGCGCGCGCCGGGATCCTCTCCGTCGACCAGGGTCAGACCGAGGCCGCGCAGGCCCTGGGCATGCCCGCCGGCACGACCATGCGTCGCGTGGTGCTGCCGCAGGCGATGCGGGTGATCGTGCCGCCCACCGGCAACGAGACCCTCGCGATGGTCAAGGACACCTCGCTGCTGTCGGCCGTGCCGATCAGCGCCGAGCTGTTCTACCAGACCCAGGTCATCGGCCAGCGGACCCTGCAGATCATGCCGACGATGATGGCGGCCGTGTGCTGGTACCTCGTCGTCTGCTCGATCCTCATGGTCGGCCAGCTCTACCTGGAGCGCTACTTCGGTCGGGGCTTCGGCACCCGCTCCAGCAAGAAGGACCAGCAGGTCAAGCGCCTGCTGGGGACCACGGGGAGCCACTGA
- a CDS encoding amino acid ABC transporter ATP-binding protein: MPEPAATGPDGGARDGAARDGGRGGIPLVHAVNVHKAFHGNEVLKGVDMDVREGQVVCLLGPSGSGKTTFLRCINQLESIDGGRIWVDGELMGYRQVGDRLHHLTDKQVAAQRREIGMVFQRFNLFPHMTVLDNVIEAPVQVKREKKAAAKERALHLLDRVGLADKAAAYPGQLSGGQQQRVAIARALAMQPKLMLFDEPTSALDPELVGEVLQVMRELAATGMTMIVVTHEMAFARDVADHIVFMDAGVVVEQGPPREVIGNPQHERTQAFLSRMRADAHDS; the protein is encoded by the coding sequence ATGCCGGAGCCCGCCGCCACCGGGCCTGACGGCGGCGCGCGAGACGGCGCTGCGCGAGACGGCGGGCGGGGCGGCATACCGCTCGTGCACGCGGTCAACGTGCACAAGGCGTTCCACGGCAACGAGGTGCTCAAGGGCGTCGACATGGACGTCCGCGAGGGGCAGGTCGTGTGCCTGCTGGGCCCGTCGGGGTCCGGCAAGACGACCTTCCTGCGCTGCATCAACCAGCTGGAGTCGATCGACGGCGGCCGGATCTGGGTCGATGGGGAGCTCATGGGCTACCGGCAGGTCGGCGACCGGCTGCACCACCTGACCGACAAGCAGGTCGCGGCGCAGCGGCGCGAGATCGGGATGGTCTTCCAGCGGTTCAACCTCTTCCCGCACATGACGGTGCTGGACAACGTCATCGAGGCCCCGGTCCAGGTCAAGCGGGAGAAGAAGGCGGCGGCCAAGGAGCGCGCGCTGCACCTGCTCGACCGGGTGGGGCTGGCCGACAAGGCCGCGGCCTACCCCGGTCAGCTGTCCGGCGGTCAGCAGCAGCGGGTCGCGATCGCGCGGGCGCTGGCGATGCAGCCCAAGCTGATGCTCTTCGACGAGCCGACCTCGGCGCTGGACCCCGAGCTGGTGGGGGAGGTGCTGCAGGTGATGCGGGAGCTGGCCGCCACGGGCATGACGATGATCGTCGTCACGCACGAGATGGCCTTCGCCCGGGACGTCGCCGACCACATCGTCTTCATGGACGCCGGCGTGGTCGTCGAGCAGGGCCCGCCGCGGGAGGTCATCGGCAACCCGCAGCACGAGCGGACCCAGGCCTTCCTGTCCCGGATGCGGGCGGACGCGCACGACTCCTGA
- a CDS encoding MBL fold metallo-hydrolase, whose product MRLTVIGCSGSFPGPQSPASCYLVQADDADGRTWSVALDLGNGALGALQRHLPLGALDAVLLSHLHPDHCLDMCGLYVTQKYRPGGTTDRIPVWGPTGTGERLAMAYGGGEGDGMYSAFDFHDWSDAERVQVGPFTVTVAEVWHPVQAYAIRVEADGAALVYSGDTDLCDGLVGLAQGATLLLADSAFVEGRDPLRGIHMTGRRCAQAAVAAGVQRLMLTHIPAWNDPQVCRAQAAEVWPGEVELAEPDRTYPL is encoded by the coding sequence GTGAGACTCACCGTGATCGGGTGCTCAGGGTCCTTCCCCGGGCCGCAGTCGCCGGCGTCCTGCTACCTCGTGCAGGCCGACGACGCCGACGGTCGCACCTGGTCGGTGGCCCTCGACCTCGGCAACGGCGCGCTGGGGGCGCTGCAGCGGCACCTGCCGCTCGGGGCGCTCGACGCGGTGCTGCTCTCGCACCTGCACCCCGACCACTGCCTGGACATGTGCGGGCTCTACGTCACCCAGAAGTACCGCCCGGGCGGGACCACCGACCGCATCCCGGTGTGGGGGCCGACGGGGACCGGGGAGCGGCTGGCCATGGCCTACGGCGGCGGCGAGGGCGACGGCATGTACTCCGCCTTCGACTTCCACGACTGGTCCGACGCCGAGCGGGTGCAGGTCGGACCGTTCACGGTCACCGTGGCCGAGGTGTGGCACCCGGTGCAGGCCTACGCGATCCGTGTCGAGGCTGATGGGGCGGCGCTGGTCTACAGCGGTGACACCGACCTGTGCGACGGGCTGGTGGGGCTGGCGCAGGGGGCGACGCTGCTGCTGGCCGACTCGGCGTTCGTCGAGGGTCGGGACCCGCTGCGGGGGATCCACATGACGGGGCGGCGGTGTGCGCAGGCCGCGGTCGCGGCGGGGGTGCAGCGGCTGATGCTGACCCACATCCCGGCCTGGAACGACCCCCAGGTGTGCCGGGCGCAGGCCGCCGAGGTGTGGCCCGGCGAGGTCGAGCTGGCCGAGCCCGACCGCACCTACCCGCTCTGA
- the murI gene encoding glutamate racemase → MSDAPIGIFDSGYGGLTVARAVLDQLPGESIAYLGDTARAPYGPRPIAETRRFALECLDRLVDHGVKCLVIACNTASAAVLHDARERYAVPVVEVIRPAVRRAAAATRNDVVGVISTRGTHQSRAYPDAFAAAPQIRVVSQPCPRFVEFVESGVTGGKEVVAVAHEYLDPVIAQGVDTLILGCTHYPLLTGVISYVMGDTVTLVSSAEETAKDVYRVLADSDALRPPLEGAPSHSFTTTGDPAEFRRLARRFLGPEVDTVFADDRGAP, encoded by the coding sequence GTGAGTGACGCACCCATCGGCATCTTCGACTCCGGCTACGGCGGCCTCACCGTGGCCCGGGCCGTGCTCGACCAGCTGCCCGGGGAGTCCATCGCCTACCTGGGTGACACCGCGCGGGCGCCGTACGGCCCGCGGCCGATCGCGGAGACCCGCCGGTTCGCGCTCGAGTGCCTCGACCGGCTCGTCGACCACGGCGTCAAGTGCCTGGTCATCGCCTGCAACACCGCCAGCGCGGCCGTCCTGCACGACGCGCGGGAGCGGTATGCCGTGCCCGTCGTGGAGGTGATCCGGCCGGCCGTGCGCCGCGCCGCCGCCGCCACCCGCAACGACGTGGTCGGGGTGATCTCGACGCGGGGCACCCACCAGTCGCGGGCCTACCCCGACGCCTTCGCCGCCGCGCCGCAGATCCGGGTCGTGAGCCAGCCGTGCCCGCGGTTCGTGGAGTTCGTGGAGTCGGGGGTGACCGGCGGCAAGGAGGTCGTGGCGGTCGCGCACGAGTACCTCGACCCCGTGATCGCGCAGGGCGTCGACACGCTGATCCTCGGGTGCACGCACTACCCGCTGCTCACCGGCGTCATCTCCTATGTGATGGGAGACACGGTGACACTGGTGTCGTCGGCCGAGGAGACTGCCAAGGACGTCTACCGAGTGCTCGCCGACAGCGACGCGCTGCGACCGCCCCTCGAGGGCGCGCCGTCGCACTCCTTCACGACGACGGGTGACCCGGCGGAGTTCCGGCGGCTGGCCCGGCGCTTCCTGGGGCCCGAGGTGGACACCGTGTTCGCCGACGACAGGGGTGCTCCGTGA